A section of the Clostridium felsineum DSM 794 genome encodes:
- a CDS encoding GntR family transcriptional regulator yields MSKLPEIGTKISLTDKAYEIIKDAIMTNVFKPGEILIEEKLAEQLAISRTPLRTALRKLAYDHLVEINSSRNVIVSNIGQKDVEEITVVREVLEPLAVKELENNMKQDEIKKLEDILYTQKKAAKENNYEDLIKMEYEFHVCIGEFTKNKWLYGMIKDINTIVQRYLILSGSLNKYKEIAIEEHEIIISQLKEKQYEKAEASMKLHISNVSSRMLR; encoded by the coding sequence AAATTTCGCTAACAGATAAAGCTTATGAGATAATTAAAGATGCTATTATGACAAACGTTTTTAAACCAGGAGAAATATTAATAGAAGAAAAGCTAGCAGAACAACTTGCCATAAGTAGGACACCACTTAGAACCGCCCTAAGGAAATTAGCATATGACCATTTGGTTGAAATAAATTCATCTAGGAATGTAATTGTATCAAACATAGGACAAAAGGATGTAGAAGAAATAACCGTAGTTAGAGAAGTACTAGAGCCATTAGCTGTGAAGGAATTAGAAAATAATATGAAGCAAGATGAAATTAAAAAGCTAGAAGATATACTTTACACCCAAAAGAAAGCGGCTAAGGAAAATAATTATGAAGATCTTATAAAAATGGAGTATGAATTTCATGTATGTATAGGAGAATTTACAAAAAATAAGTGGCTTTACGGTATGATAAAGGATATAAATACAATTGTCCAAAGATATTTGATTTTATCTGGAAGCTTGAATAAATATAAAGAAATTGCCATTGAGGAACATGAAATTATAATTTCTCAATTGAAGGAAAAACAGTATGAGAAAGCAGAAGCTAGTATGAAGCTTCATATATCAAATGTATCAAGTAGAATGCTTAGATAA